Below is a window of Defluviimonas sp. SAOS-178_SWC DNA.
GCAGGCCATGCGGCTGAGCACCGCGTCGATCCGCGATTGCAGCCGCAGGCTGTCGCCCCCGTCGTGCAACTCGTCCAGGATGTCCTTCAGCAGGTTGGCCGCATTGACCTCGCCCAGGATCGCGGGGGTTTCGCGGACGGCGATGGCGCCGCCGCCGAAGGGTTCGATGCTGAGGCCGAGGGTCGCCAGCGTCGCGGCGTGGTCGAGAAGTAGGGAGGCGTCCGACTCCGACAGATCGACAATTTCGGGGATGAGAAGCGCCTGCGCCGCGACACCGTTTTCGTCGCGTTGCCGCTTCAGGCGTTCGTAGACGAGCCGTTCGTGGGCGGCGTGGCCGTCGACGATGACAAGGCCGGTCGCGGTCTGGGCAAGGATGTAGTTCTCGTGGATCTGGGCGCGGGCGGCACCGAGGGGGTAGTCTTCCTGCGGTTCTTCAACGGCTGGATCAGGTGCGGAATCGAAGCGGGCGGAGGCTTCGGCGAGTTCGGGGGCAAGCGGCGCCTGCATCTGGTAGGCCGCGCGAAGCGCGCCGGGCGTAGGCCGGTCCATCTGGTAGATGCGGGGGCTGCCCACGGTCTCTGGCCGGAGCGCGCCGAGCGTCGCGCCGGCGACGGTGGACGAGGCACGATGACCCGCCTCGGCAAGCGCGTGGCGCAGGGCCGAAACGATGAGGCCGCGGGCGATTCCGGGTTCGCGGAAGCGAACCTCGGCCTTCGCCGGATGGACGTTGACGTCGACGCGCTCCGGATCGCAGATCAGGTTCAGGACGGCCGCCGGATGACGGTCGCGGGACAGCACGTCCATGTATGCCGCGCGCAGTGCCCCGATGAGGAGCTTGTCGCGCACCGGACGGCCGTTGACGAACAGGAACTGCTCGACCGCCGCGCCGCGCGAGTAGGTGGGCAAGGCCGCGAAGCCAGTCAGGCGGATGCCCTCGCGTTCGGCGTCTACGGCCAGGGCGTTGTCGGCGAAATCATTGCCGATGAGGCGGCGGAGGCGCTGGCCGAGCGCGTCGAAAAGCTCCCCCTGCTCGGCATCGGCGCGCAGGACCACCTTGCCCTCGCCACCGCCAGTCGAGTCGCGAAGGGTGAAGCCGACATAAGGTTCCGCCATCGCGAGGCGCTGGACCACGTCGCGGATCGCCTGCGCCTCCGCCCGGTCGGAGCGGAGGAATTTCAACCGGGCGGGCGTGGCATAGAAAAGGTCGCGCAACTCGACGACGGTGCCGCGCGTCAGCGCGGCGGGGCGCACCGGCTCCGTCCGGCCACCGGAGACGGCAATTTCGGCGGCGTCTTCCCCGGCCGCGCGGGACGTGATCCTGAGCCGACCGACAGCCCCGAGCGAAGGCAGCGCCTCGCCCCGGAACCCGAAGCTGCGGATATTGAGAAGGTCGCTGCCGTCGATCTTCGATGTCGCATGGCGGGCGAGCGCCAGCGGCAGGTCTTTTGCCATCATGCCGCAGCCATCGTCGCGAACGCGGATCAGCGTCTTACCACCATCGGCATAGGTGATCTCGACCCGCCGGGCGCCGGCATCGAGGGCGTTCTCCACCAGTTCCTTGACCGCCGAGGCCGGACGCTCGACCACCTCACCCGCCGCAATACGGTTGACGGCAGCTTCGTCAAGCTGGCGAATCCGGGGAGGTTCAGGCAGGATATGGGGGCTTTCGGCGTTCATCCTACAAGAACTAGCACGCATCGTCGCGATTCGGCCAGTTCACCTTTTGTATCGGCCTCCAAATTCCACCGGCTGCCGAGCCGCCTCGGCGGCGGTCGGGTCAATTCTGAACTGTCAGACCGACCGGCTGGCCAACCACCACGAAGCGCAGATCCTCGGGCTTCATGAGCCGCGCCGCCACCCGCTTGATATCGCCAAGCGTCACCGCCTCGATATAGGAATTGCGGTCGTTGACGTAGGACACCGGCAGCCGTTCGGACTGCATGCCGACAAGGATGTCAGCGATCGGCCCGTTGCCGTCGAAGCGCAGCGGATAGGAGCCGGTGAGATAGGTCTTGGCGGCCTCCAGCTCCTCGGCCGTAACTCCTTCGGCGGCAACCCTGGCCCAGACGTCGCGCACGACGTCGATGGCCTCGGCCACCTTCTCGTTCGCGGACGCGAAGGAGCCCTGCCAGGTCTCGGCGAGGTCCATCGGCACGAGATAGGTAGAGATGCCATAGGTCAGACCGCGCTTCTCGCGGACCTCGTCCATCAGCCGGGCGGCGAAACCGGGGCCGCCGAGGATCTGGTTGAGAACGTAGGCCGCGAAGAAATCGGGGTCGTCGCGCTTGATCCCGGCATGGCCGAAGGCCACCACCGATTGGGGCGAGGCATAGTCGATGACGGTGACGCCGCCGGTCAGCCCCATCTTTGCCGGCTGCGGTATCGGCGCGCCGGTTTCGGGGAGCCCCCCGAGAAGATCGTCAAGAAGCGCGCCAAGCTCGGCCTCGGTGATGTCACCGACGGCGGAGACGAAGAGCCGGTCACGCGCCATCACCGCCGCCTTGGCCGCGAACAGGTCATCGCGGGTCAGCGCCGCCACGCTCTCCAGCGTTCCGTTGCGCGAGGAGCCGTAGGGGTGGTCACCGAAGGCCAGCATGTCGAAGTTGCGCCGCGCGATCTCTCCCGGGTCCTTCTCGTCCGAGCGGATGATCGAGGCGACCTGTCCCTTGACCCGCTCGATCGCATCCTGATCGAAGCGGGGCTCGGTCAGCGCCCGCTTCAAAAGCGCCACGGCTTCGGGGCGGTTCTCGCTCAGCATCCGGGCCGAGACGGTCACGCCGTCGTCGTAGGCATCGAAGCTGAAATTCGCGGCGAGGCGTTCGCGCGCGGCGGCAAACCCCTGACTGTCGAGATCGCCGGTGCCTTCTTCCAGAAGCGCCATCATCAGAAGCGTGGCGCCGCGCTTTCCCGGCGCATCAAGGCTGGCGCCGCCTTCGAAACGCAGTTCAAGCGCGGTGAAGGGAATCGAATGCTCCTCCACCAGCCAGGCGTGGATACCACCGGGTGAGGTCACCTCCCGGATGTCGACAGCCCCGGCGGGCAGGGCCGCGAAAACCGCGATGGCTGCGGCGAAGAAGGCCCGGATCATTGCATCACCTCCGCCGTCTCATCAGGTGTCCCGTCGCGCATCATCCAGCCGGTGACGGCGCGCTTGCGGTCGAGGATCTCGACCGCCGCTGTCATCACATCGGCCTCAGTCACGGCGTCCAGGACGTCGGGCCATGCCTCGACGTCGGCGATGGTCAGGCCGGAGGTCAGCGCCTCGCCGTAGCGGCGGGCGAGGCCGTCGATGTCGTCTTCGGCATAGATCATCGCGGCGCGGATCCGTGTCTTCACCCGCGCGAACTGATCCGCATTGACCCCGGTCTTGAGGAAATCGCTCAGAACACCGTCGAGCGCCTTTTCGGCATCGGCAAGGCTCACACCCTCAGCCGGGACCACAGCGAGGTTGAAGGTCGTGTCGTCGTAGGATGTCCCGTCATAATGCGCCGACGTGTAGATCGCCTGCTTGGTGCCGAACTGGAGCTTCGTCGCGAGGATCGACGTCTGGCTGCTGCCACCGAGAAGGTCGGCGAGGATCGTCAGCGCGGCCGCCGTCTTCTGATCACCCGGATCACGTTCGGGGGCGAGGTAGCTGCGGGTCACGTAAGGCTGCGAGACCCGCGGATCGGCGAAACTGAGCCGCCGTTCGGCAAGTTGCGGCGGTTCCTGCGGGCGGGCGCGCGGACCGATATCCGGGGTCGGTTCCAGCGGGCCGTAATAGGTCTCGGCCAGCTTCTTCACCTCCTCGGGATCGACGTCGCCGGCGACAACCAGCACCGCGTCGTTCGGCGCATAGTAGCGGCGGTACCAGTCGAGCGCATCCTGCCGGGTCAGCGCCTCCATCTCGTGCCGCCACCCGATCACCGGCGTGCCGTAGGGATGGTTCAGGAACTGCGCGGCCGTCCTTTGTTCGGAGAAGATCGCGCCGGGATCGCTGTCGGTGCGCTGGTTGCGTTCCTCGATGATCACCTCGCGTTCGGTCTTCCAATCGTCCTCGGACAGGATCAGGCCGCGCATCCGGTCGGCCTCCATCCGCATCACGAGGTCGAGGCGGTCCGCCGCGACGCGCTGGAAATAGGCGGTGTAGTCATAGGATGTGAACGCGTTGTCGGAACCGCCATTGGCCTCGACCGTTTTCGAGAACTCGCCGGGGGCGAGGTGTTCGGTTCCCTTGAACATCAGGTGTTCGAGGAAGTGAGCCACGCCCGAGACGCCGGGTTTCTCATCCGCGGCGCCGGCGCGATACCAGACCATGTGGACCACGACCGGGGCGCGGTGATCCTCGATCACGACGGCTTCCAGGCCGTTCGGCAGGGTAAAGCTCGTGACGTCGCCGGCAACGGCTGGTGTCGCAGTCAGAGCGGTTAGTGCCAGCCAACGGAAGATACGGAACATGGCGGTCTCCCTCGATCCCGGTTGAGAGGTAACCGCCCGGCAGGGAACGTCAAGCCCGCTGACGGAGAGGTGATCAGTTGCCCTGGACGGCTTCCAGCGGCGGGGCCCCGACATTGCGGACCCCTGCGGCGCGCCAACGCTCCAGTTCGGCGTACTGATCGAGCGACATCGGCTGGTACGCACGGTAATAGACGTTGACGTTGAACCACCGCTCCAACAGCCGCCCGTCATGCTTGCGCCGGTATTCCAGATCCTCGGCCGCGAGCACTTCGCGGATATCGGCAGATGTGCCCCGCCGCGCGGCATAGGAGACGAGCGCGCCGTTGCCGGCCGGCACTGCCTTGCGGTCGAGTGCCGCGGGGTTGCCGCCAAGGGCCGCGACCGCGTCGGCCTCGGGCGTCGGATCGGTGATATTGGTGCCGCCCGGCGTCGGCTCCGGCAAAGCGGCCAGATCGTCGGGCAATTGCAGCGGCTTCGTCGGAAGGACGGTGAATTCGTCGGGGCCGCGGCCTTGCGGCTTGATATTGAGCAGCTTCGGCGCCTTTTCCTCGTCGCCTGCAAGGCGGCCACAGGCGGTCACCGCCACAAGCGCGCAGATCGCGAGTGCGCGGATGCCAGTCTTCGCCCCCATGGGTTTCTCCCTCACCTGCCTGACCTTCGTTTAGCGCATGTCTTCGGGCGCGTCACGGGGTCTTCTCCCGCCCGGTGAAGAGGACAAGGCCGATGGCGCCGGCGAAGATCGCGATGTCGGCGACGTTGAACGAATAAGGGTTGTCGATACCCGGCACCGACATGTTGAGGAAATCGGCAACGGCTCCGTAAAGGATCCGGTCGAGGACATTGCCCATCGCGCCGCCGATCAGGAAGCCGGCCGAAAGCTTGACGATCCGGCTGTGCGGCTCGCGCCGCACCCAGAGCCAGACCCAGAGCGAGATGACCACGGCCATCGCGATCAGCACCCAGCGCGCCAGATCGGCGTTGCTGGAAAAGAGGCCGAAATTGATTCCCTGGTTCCACGCCATGCGGAGATTCAGCCAGGGCGGCAGCACGTCGATCCGCTGGCGCGTGTAAAGGTCGAGTGCCTGGACGACGAAGAACTTCGACACCTGGTCGAGCGCGAAGATCCCCGCCGCCGTCTGGGTCACGAGCCGCATTGTGCCACCCGCATCAGTGCCGGAAATGCCGTTGGCCGGTGAAGACCATTGCCAGCCCCGCCGCGTCCGCCGCCGCGATCACCTCGTCGTCGCGCATGGAGCCGCCCGGCTGGATCACCGCCGTGGCCCCGGCCTCTGCCGCCGTCATGAGGCCGTCGGGGAAGGGGAAGAAGGCGTCGGAGGCGACGACGGAGCCTTTCACCGTCGGCTCCGCGAGGCCCAGCGCCTCGGCCATGTCGGCGGATTTGCGCGCGGCGATGCGGGTCGAATCGACCCGGCTCATCTGCCCGGCGCCGACGCCCACGGTCGCGCCACCCTTCACGTAGACGATGGCGTTCGATTTCACGTGCTTGGCGACCTTCCACGCGAAAAGGAGGTCGGCCAGCTCCGCCTCGGTCGGGGCGCGTTTCGTCACGACCTTGAGATCGGCGGGGGTCACGAACCCGTTGTCGCG
It encodes the following:
- a CDS encoding M16 family metallopeptidase — encoded protein: MFRIFRWLALTALTATPAVAGDVTSFTLPNGLEAVVIEDHRAPVVVHMVWYRAGAADEKPGVSGVAHFLEHLMFKGTEHLAPGEFSKTVEANGGSDNAFTSYDYTAYFQRVAADRLDLVMRMEADRMRGLILSEDDWKTEREVIIEERNQRTDSDPGAIFSEQRTAAQFLNHPYGTPVIGWRHEMEALTRQDALDWYRRYYAPNDAVLVVAGDVDPEEVKKLAETYYGPLEPTPDIGPRARPQEPPQLAERRLSFADPRVSQPYVTRSYLAPERDPGDQKTAAALTILADLLGGSSQTSILATKLQFGTKQAIYTSAHYDGTSYDDTTFNLAVVPAEGVSLADAEKALDGVLSDFLKTGVNADQFARVKTRIRAAMIYAEDDIDGLARRYGEALTSGLTIADVEAWPDVLDAVTEADVMTAAVEILDRKRAVTGWMMRDGTPDETAEVMQ
- the mutL gene encoding DNA mismatch repair endonuclease MutL, with the translated sequence MRASSCRMNAESPHILPEPPRIRQLDEAAVNRIAAGEVVERPASAVKELVENALDAGARRVEITYADGGKTLIRVRDDGCGMMAKDLPLALARHATSKIDGSDLLNIRSFGFRGEALPSLGAVGRLRITSRAAGEDAAEIAVSGGRTEPVRPAALTRGTVVELRDLFYATPARLKFLRSDRAEAQAIRDVVQRLAMAEPYVGFTLRDSTGGGEGKVVLRADAEQGELFDALGQRLRRLIGNDFADNALAVDAEREGIRLTGFAALPTYSRGAAVEQFLFVNGRPVRDKLLIGALRAAYMDVLSRDRHPAAVLNLICDPERVDVNVHPAKAEVRFREPGIARGLIVSALRHALAEAGHRASSTVAGATLGALRPETVGSPRIYQMDRPTPGALRAAYQMQAPLAPELAEASARFDSAPDPAVEEPQEDYPLGAARAQIHENYILAQTATGLVIVDGHAAHERLVYERLKRQRDENGVAAQALLIPEIVDLSESDASLLLDHAATLATLGLSIEPFGGGAIAVRETPAILGEVNAANLLKDILDELHDGGDSLRLQSRIDAVLSRMACHGSIRTGRRMRPDEMNALLREMERTPLSGQCNHGRPTYVELKLTDIERLFGRT
- the lspA gene encoding signal peptidase II, whose translation is MRLVTQTAAGIFALDQVSKFFVVQALDLYTRQRIDVLPPWLNLRMAWNQGINFGLFSSNADLARWVLIAMAVVISLWVWLWVRREPHSRIVKLSAGFLIGGAMGNVLDRILYGAVADFLNMSVPGIDNPYSFNVADIAIFAGAIGLVLFTGREKTP
- a CDS encoding M16 family metallopeptidase translates to MIRAFFAAAIAVFAALPAGAVDIREVTSPGGIHAWLVEEHSIPFTALELRFEGGASLDAPGKRGATLLMMALLEEGTGDLDSQGFAAARERLAANFSFDAYDDGVTVSARMLSENRPEAVALLKRALTEPRFDQDAIERVKGQVASIIRSDEKDPGEIARRNFDMLAFGDHPYGSSRNGTLESVAALTRDDLFAAKAAVMARDRLFVSAVGDITEAELGALLDDLLGGLPETGAPIPQPAKMGLTGGVTVIDYASPQSVVAFGHAGIKRDDPDFFAAYVLNQILGGPGFAARLMDEVREKRGLTYGISTYLVPMDLAETWQGSFASANEKVAEAIDVVRDVWARVAAEGVTAEELEAAKTYLTGSYPLRFDGNGPIADILVGMQSERLPVSYVNDRNSYIEAVTLGDIKRVAARLMKPEDLRFVVVGQPVGLTVQN
- a CDS encoding DUF3035 domain-containing protein; the encoded protein is MGAKTGIRALAICALVAVTACGRLAGDEEKAPKLLNIKPQGRGPDEFTVLPTKPLQLPDDLAALPEPTPGGTNITDPTPEADAVAALGGNPAALDRKAVPAGNGALVSYAARRGTSADIREVLAAEDLEYRRKHDGRLLERWFNVNVYYRAYQPMSLDQYAELERWRAAGVRNVGAPPLEAVQGN